Proteins found in one Solitalea lacus genomic segment:
- the ftsA gene encoding cell division protein FtsA, which yields MENSDIVVGLDIGTTKICAIVGRRTEHGKIEVLGMGKADSPGVSRGTVTNIEKTVRGIREAVEMAELKSNVEIRVVNIGIAGQHIKSHQHRGMLTRSNTADEISHSDVDKLISDMHKLAMNPGEKIIHVLPQEYVIDNEPGIIDPVGMSGVRMEANFHIITGQVTSVQNIIKCAGKASLEYDDIILEPLASAEAVLSPEEKEAGVVLVDIGGGTTDVAIFYRGIIRHTAVIPLGGNIVTEDVVEGLSILKAQAEVLKTRFGSALADENAENEIISIPSPVKGRQPKEVSVKNLAYIIQARMEEIIEHVYYEIQCSGYEKKLIAGIVLTGGGAQLKHLPQLVEYITGLDARIGYPNEHIAKSNHAEIASPMYATGIGLVIKGLQTLEEDRVKNENTYTVDNQSHQPQADRKQWLKKFIDPIKDFIREDIDDKDYLK from the coding sequence ATGGAGAACTCAGACATAGTTGTTGGATTAGACATTGGTACTACAAAGATCTGCGCAATTGTTGGACGCAGAACCGAGCATGGAAAGATTGAGGTGTTGGGCATGGGTAAAGCCGATTCTCCTGGCGTTAGCCGGGGTACGGTTACCAATATCGAGAAAACCGTACGCGGAATTCGGGAGGCAGTAGAAATGGCCGAGTTGAAATCGAATGTAGAAATTCGTGTGGTGAATATAGGTATCGCTGGTCAGCATATAAAAAGCCATCAGCACAGGGGGATGTTAACCCGTAGTAATACCGCTGATGAAATCAGTCATTCTGATGTTGATAAACTGATTTCTGACATGCACAAATTGGCAATGAATCCGGGTGAGAAAATTATTCATGTATTGCCTCAAGAATATGTGATTGACAACGAGCCAGGTATTATAGATCCTGTTGGGATGTCGGGGGTTAGAATGGAAGCAAACTTTCACATCATCACCGGTCAGGTTACATCGGTTCAAAATATAATCAAATGTGCAGGTAAGGCCAGCTTGGAATATGATGATATTATTCTGGAGCCGCTGGCATCTGCAGAAGCTGTTTTGAGTCCTGAGGAAAAAGAAGCCGGAGTGGTGCTGGTGGATATTGGTGGGGGTACAACAGATGTGGCAATTTTCTATAGAGGCATAATTCGTCATACAGCGGTTATTCCTTTGGGAGGAAATATCGTTACTGAGGATGTTGTTGAGGGATTGTCAATATTAAAGGCACAAGCAGAGGTGTTGAAAACTCGTTTTGGATCAGCTCTGGCTGATGAAAACGCTGAGAATGAAATTATTTCAATTCCTAGTCCGGTAAAAGGTCGTCAGCCTAAAGAAGTGTCTGTAAAAAATCTGGCCTATATTATTCAGGCTCGAATGGAGGAAATAATTGAACATGTATATTATGAAATACAGTGTTCAGGATATGAGAAGAAATTGATTGCCGGAATCGTATTGACCGGTGGTGGTGCTCAGTTGAAGCATTTGCCTCAATTGGTTGAATACATTACCGGATTGGATGCTCGCATTGGATATCCGAATGAACACATTGCCAAATCTAATCATGCTGAAATTGCAAGTCCAATGTATGCAACAGGTATAGGATTGGTAATTAAGGGGTTGCAAACGCTAGAGGAGGATCGTGTTAAGAATGAAAATACTTACACTGTGGATAATCAATCGCATCAACCACAGGCTGATCGCAAGCAATGGTTGAAGAAGTTTATTGACCCGATTAAGGACTTTATTAGAGAGGACATTGACGATAAAGATTACTTGAAATAG
- a CDS encoding cell division protein FtsQ/DivIB, which produces MKRINWKRVLILTCWAVSLVGVSVLLSFVSNKQDKIVCKGVKIVIEGKNFLVEKGDILALMNRVLPQFVSHPLDEIPVEQIERAVKLNPYVERADIFIDLDGIVRVNVKQREPVVRIINKSFQSFYVDKNGRKMPLSLNFSPRVVVANGNIDEQPAMNDTLKTKLAKDIFALAQFIGADENEFWKAQIVQVFANSNAELELIPRVGNHRILLGDTENLSERMNNLIVFYKKALPRVGWERYKVINIKYQNQVIGVRDTLAKQYITSTDTLKTDSTRIN; this is translated from the coding sequence ATGAAAAGAATAAACTGGAAACGAGTATTGATTTTAACCTGCTGGGCTGTATCCCTGGTAGGGGTAAGCGTGCTGTTAAGTTTCGTTTCCAATAAGCAGGATAAGATAGTGTGCAAGGGAGTGAAAATTGTTATTGAAGGGAAAAACTTTCTTGTTGAAAAGGGAGATATACTTGCACTGATGAATAGGGTGCTGCCTCAATTTGTTTCTCATCCCTTAGATGAAATTCCTGTAGAGCAAATTGAACGGGCGGTAAAGTTGAATCCTTATGTTGAACGGGCTGATATTTTTATTGATTTAGACGGGATAGTAAGAGTAAATGTTAAACAGCGCGAACCGGTAGTTCGTATCATCAATAAAAGTTTTCAAAGCTTTTATGTGGATAAAAACGGGAGGAAAATGCCATTGTCGCTCAATTTTTCGCCTAGGGTTGTGGTTGCCAATGGGAACATTGATGAGCAACCGGCAATGAATGATACATTAAAAACAAAATTGGCTAAGGATATTTTTGCTTTAGCTCAATTCATTGGAGCTGATGAAAACGAATTTTGGAAAGCACAGATTGTGCAGGTTTTTGCAAATAGCAATGCTGAGCTAGAACTGATTCCAAGAGTAGGGAATCATCGGATTTTACTTGGAGATACTGAAAATTTATCTGAACGAATGAATAACCTGATTGTATTTTATAAGAAAGCTCTTCCCCGTGTTGGATGGGAGCGTTACAAAGTCATTAATATAAAATATCAGAATCAGGTAATAGGAGTAAGAGATACGTTGGCGAAGCAATACATTACATCAACCGATACATTAAAAACAGACAGCACAAGAATTAATTAG
- the murC gene encoding UDP-N-acetylmuramate--L-alanine ligase: MKLATINKVYLIGIGGIGMSGLARWFKHRGCVVAGYDRTETPLTTELVSEGIDVTYVDEVSAIISPFNGSDVYSDTLIIFTPAIPKDSQIFNFFKNVGYDLQKRSQVLGIISEGSFCIAVAGTHGKTTTSTIIAHVLKDSGYDCSAFLGGISSNYNTNLLLGENNVMVVEADEFDRSFLTLHPDIAVVTSMDADHLDIYGDASHLHESFNFFAAQLSSDGLLIHKKDLPLTRKGVSYAVNNTSADICAENIRIEDGNYYYDYVSSDLIIKDLCLGLPGLHNVENSVAAVRVALELKIDEEKIRKALASFRGVKRRFEYIIKSDSLIYIDDYAHHPEELNACLNSVRQLYPDKKITVVFQPHLYTRTRDFATGFAESLSKADELIMLDIYPARELPIEGVNSQMILDMVTISNKKLSSKSDLVNLINKRETEVLVTVGAGDIDTLVEPLRVKLS, encoded by the coding sequence ATGAAACTGGCAACTATTAATAAGGTTTATTTAATCGGAATTGGCGGAATTGGTATGAGTGGTCTGGCCAGATGGTTTAAGCATCGTGGGTGTGTGGTTGCCGGCTATGATCGTACTGAAACACCGTTGACAACTGAGTTAGTCAGTGAAGGAATTGATGTGACATATGTCGACGAGGTATCTGCTATTATTTCTCCTTTTAATGGTTCTGATGTTTATTCAGATACCTTGATAATTTTCACCCCTGCTATTCCTAAGGATAGTCAGATCTTTAACTTCTTTAAAAATGTAGGTTATGATTTGCAGAAGCGTTCACAGGTTTTGGGAATAATCAGTGAGGGGAGTTTCTGTATTGCCGTTGCCGGTACCCATGGGAAAACAACAACTTCAACGATTATTGCCCATGTTCTGAAAGATTCAGGCTATGATTGTTCTGCCTTTTTAGGAGGAATCAGTTCGAACTATAATACCAATTTGTTGTTGGGTGAAAATAATGTAATGGTAGTTGAAGCAGACGAGTTTGATCGTTCATTTTTAACTCTTCACCCTGATATAGCTGTTGTTACTTCTATGGATGCAGACCATTTGGATATTTATGGTGATGCTTCGCATTTGCATGAGTCGTTTAACTTCTTTGCTGCTCAGTTAAGTTCAGATGGCTTATTGATTCATAAGAAAGATTTGCCATTAACCCGTAAAGGAGTTTCGTACGCTGTTAATAATACTTCTGCTGATATTTGTGCCGAAAACATAAGAATAGAAGACGGAAATTATTATTATGATTATGTTTCCTCTGACTTGATTATCAAAGATTTGTGTTTGGGTTTGCCTGGTTTGCATAATGTTGAGAACTCTGTTGCGGCCGTTCGAGTAGCGCTTGAATTAAAGATTGATGAGGAAAAGATTCGTAAAGCATTGGCTTCATTCAGAGGTGTGAAACGCCGTTTTGAATACATTATTAAGTCAGACAGTTTGATCTATATTGATGATTATGCTCATCATCCTGAAGAGCTGAATGCCTGCTTGAATTCAGTAAGACAACTATATCCGGACAAAAAGATTACGGTTGTGTTTCAGCCGCATTTGTATACCCGTACGCGTGATTTTGCTACTGGTTTTGCAGAAAGCTTAAGTAAGGCTGATGAACTTATTATGCTCGATATATATCCAGCTCGTGAGTTGCCAATTGAAGGAGTTAACTCCCAAATGATATTGGATATGGTTACAATCAGCAATAAAAAGCTAAGCTCAAAATCTGATTTAGTCAACCTTATAAATAAAAGAGAGACAGAAGTACTGGTAACCGTTGGTGCCGGTGATATTGATACATTGGTTGAACCTTTGAGAGTGAAGTTGAGCTAA
- the murG gene encoding undecaprenyldiphospho-muramoylpentapeptide beta-N-acetylglucosaminyltransferase, translating to MSNKQYKIVISGGGTGGHLFPAMAIAEALKQLEPSVELLFVGALGKIEMERVPAAGYKIIGLDIRGLQRKFTVDNLMFPIRLAKSLFKSFNIINEFKPDVAVGVGGYASGPLLYAASVKGVPTVIQEQNSYPGITNKLLAKRAEKICVAYEGMEQFFPSDKIMLTGNPVRQDILDISGKKDEAANFFGLSRQKKTIFLTGGSLGARTLNESILTHLQEFKNQDVQLIWQCGKFYYNSIKQQFNEQEYPNVKLLEFVSRVDLAYALADVIIARAGASTISELCLVKKPSVLVPSPNVAEDHQTKNAMALVNRDAAVLVKDAEAKSSLVAIALGLLNDDAKKGKLSKNIADLGLQNSAQVIAKEILKLVKN from the coding sequence ATGAGTAACAAACAATATAAAATAGTAATAAGTGGAGGAGGAACAGGAGGTCATTTGTTTCCTGCAATGGCTATTGCTGAAGCATTGAAACAATTAGAGCCATCTGTTGAGTTATTGTTTGTTGGAGCTTTAGGGAAAATTGAAATGGAACGTGTTCCTGCTGCCGGATATAAAATTATTGGGTTGGATATTAGAGGGTTGCAGCGCAAGTTTACGGTTGATAATCTGATGTTTCCGATTCGTTTAGCAAAATCTCTTTTCAAATCATTCAATATTATAAATGAATTTAAGCCGGATGTTGCTGTTGGGGTTGGTGGTTATGCCTCGGGCCCGTTACTATATGCGGCAAGTGTAAAAGGTGTGCCTACGGTAATTCAGGAGCAGAACTCTTATCCGGGTATCACCAATAAATTACTGGCTAAACGAGCGGAAAAAATTTGTGTTGCCTATGAAGGAATGGAGCAATTTTTCCCTTCGGACAAAATTATGCTAACAGGGAATCCTGTGCGTCAGGATATTTTGGATATATCTGGCAAAAAAGACGAAGCAGCTAACTTTTTCGGTTTAAGTCGTCAAAAGAAAACAATTTTTCTTACCGGCGGCAGTCTAGGGGCGCGTACACTTAATGAAAGTATTCTTACGCATTTGCAAGAGTTTAAGAATCAGGATGTTCAGTTGATTTGGCAATGTGGTAAGTTCTATTATAATTCTATCAAACAGCAGTTTAATGAACAGGAATATCCTAATGTAAAGCTGCTTGAATTTGTATCACGGGTTGATTTAGCTTATGCTTTAGCTGATGTGATAATCGCACGAGCTGGAGCTAGCACTATTTCAGAATTGTGTCTGGTTAAAAAACCTTCAGTTTTGGTGCCTTCGCCAAATGTGGCCGAAGATCATCAAACCAAAAATGCAATGGCTTTGGTTAACAGAGATGCTGCAGTTTTAGTAAAAGATGCTGAAGCTAAAAGCAGTTTGGTCGCCATTGCGCTTGGGTTGCTCAATGATGATGCAAAGAAGGGAAAACTGAGCAAAAATATAGCAGACCTTGGGCTCCAAAATTCAGCGCAGGTAATTGCAAAAGAGATTTTAAAATTAGTAAAGAATTAA
- a CDS encoding FtsW/RodA/SpoVE family cell cycle protein: MNWILQQTKGDRWIWLVVFALSMISVLAVYSSTGTLAYKNDVNPFHFLIKHGTMIVAGLAIMYFAHLLDHRYYSRIAQLLLWVSIPLLMYTLLFGSSINNASRWVTLPIINQTFQSSDLAKLALFMYLARALTKRQEKIKNFKEGFLPIFIAVIGICGLIAPANLSTALMIFGTSMLLLLIGRVSFTQMAIVGIAGAVLVAFVVFFGPRKGVYKARVEAFLNPEMVHSDKNYQSDQAKIAIATGGVTGKGPGNSTQRNFLPSPYADFVYAIIIEEYGLIGGLVILALYLVFLYRCVKIVTRSPKAFGALLAAALSFSLVIQAFANMAVATNLFPVTGVALPLVSMGGTSILFTSAAFGIILSISRDLEESEKAPLEEAKSA; encoded by the coding sequence ATGAATTGGATTTTACAACAAACTAAAGGTGATAGATGGATATGGTTGGTGGTGTTTGCATTATCAATGATATCGGTATTGGCTGTTTACAGCTCTACTGGTACATTGGCCTATAAGAATGATGTAAATCCTTTTCACTTCCTAATTAAACATGGAACCATGATTGTTGCCGGACTGGCCATCATGTATTTTGCCCACTTGCTTGATCACCGGTACTATTCACGCATTGCGCAGTTGCTATTATGGGTTTCCATTCCACTTTTAATGTACACGTTGCTTTTCGGTAGCAGTATCAATAATGCTAGTCGTTGGGTGACACTTCCTATAATCAATCAAACGTTCCAGTCATCAGACTTAGCTAAGTTAGCTTTGTTTATGTATTTAGCTCGTGCGCTAACTAAAAGACAAGAGAAGATTAAGAATTTTAAGGAGGGGTTTCTTCCAATTTTTATAGCGGTAATAGGCATTTGTGGGTTAATAGCTCCGGCAAATCTCTCAACCGCCTTAATGATTTTTGGCACCAGTATGCTCTTACTACTTATTGGTAGGGTGAGTTTTACACAAATGGCCATAGTAGGGATTGCGGGTGCTGTTTTAGTGGCCTTTGTTGTCTTCTTTGGTCCTCGTAAAGGAGTTTATAAAGCTCGTGTTGAAGCTTTCTTAAATCCGGAGATGGTACATTCTGATAAAAACTATCAGAGCGACCAGGCTAAAATTGCTATAGCAACCGGAGGAGTGACAGGTAAAGGTCCTGGAAACAGTACGCAACGAAACTTTTTGCCGTCACCCTATGCAGATTTTGTTTATGCAATAATTATTGAAGAATATGGCTTGATAGGCGGACTGGTTATTTTAGCTTTGTACCTCGTTTTTTTATACCGTTGTGTCAAGATTGTAACACGAAGTCCTAAGGCGTTTGGGGCCTTGTTAGCAGCAGCTTTAAGCTTTAGTTTGGTTATTCAGGCATTTGCCAACATGGCTGTTGCAACTAATTTATTTCCGGTAACAGGAGTGGCTCTTCCGCTTGTGAGTATGGGGGGGACATCGATCCTGTTTACCAGTGCTGCGTTTGGGATTATCTTAAGTATAAGTAGAGATTTGGAAGAGAGTGAAAAGGCTCCTCTTGAAGAAGCTAAATCAGCGTAA
- the murD gene encoding UDP-N-acetylmuramoyl-L-alanine--D-glutamate ligase has product MAAKDKIVILGAGESGVGSAILAQKQGFDVFVSDFGAIAEKYKNELAARGIRFEEQQHTEEEILSAKEVVKSPGIPDKAPIIKKIGEKGINIISEIEFAARYSKAKTICITGSNGKTTTTMLTYHILKKAGLKVGLAGNVGQSFAKQVAEENYDYYVLELSSFQLDNMYEFRADIAILLNITPDHLDRYDYKMQNYVDSKFRITQNQTEADAFIYCLDDEETMKEMARRQFKARLYPFSLENKVEQGAYLTNETVNIQTDKTTFSMNISELALQGRHNVSNSMAAGIASRLLEVRSDSLRESLGDFQNVPHRLEHVAKIQGIEFINDSKATNVNSVWFALESMHTKVVWIAGGVDKGNDYSMLFDLVKDKVKAIVCLGKDNKKIHDVFEDRVEIIVNTGSAQEAVNVAYHLAAKGDTVLLSPACASFDLFKSYEDRGDQFKAAVKEL; this is encoded by the coding sequence ATGGCCGCAAAAGATAAAATAGTCATTCTTGGCGCGGGAGAAAGTGGAGTTGGAAGTGCGATACTGGCTCAAAAGCAAGGGTTTGATGTTTTTGTTTCCGATTTCGGAGCCATTGCAGAAAAGTATAAAAATGAACTAGCTGCTAGAGGAATCCGCTTCGAAGAACAACAGCACACAGAAGAAGAAATTCTATCAGCTAAAGAAGTTGTCAAAAGCCCGGGCATACCAGATAAAGCTCCGATTATTAAGAAGATCGGCGAAAAGGGCATCAATATCATTTCTGAAATAGAGTTTGCAGCTCGTTATTCTAAGGCAAAAACGATTTGCATAACAGGCAGTAATGGTAAAACCACCACCACAATGCTTACCTATCATATCCTGAAAAAAGCAGGACTTAAAGTAGGGTTGGCAGGTAATGTGGGACAAAGTTTTGCTAAGCAGGTTGCTGAAGAAAATTATGATTACTATGTACTTGAGCTGAGTAGCTTTCAGCTAGATAATATGTATGAGTTTAGGGCTGATATTGCCATTTTGTTAAATATCACTCCCGACCATCTTGATCGATATGATTATAAAATGCAGAATTACGTTGATTCAAAATTCCGCATTACACAAAACCAGACAGAGGCTGATGCTTTCATTTATTGTTTAGATGACGAAGAAACGATGAAGGAAATGGCAAGACGCCAATTTAAGGCCCGTTTGTATCCGTTCTCTCTAGAAAACAAGGTAGAACAAGGGGCTTACCTAACCAATGAAACAGTTAACATTCAAACCGATAAAACTACATTTAGCATGAACATCTCAGAATTAGCATTGCAGGGAAGGCACAACGTAAGTAACTCAATGGCAGCAGGAATAGCAAGTAGACTACTTGAAGTTCGCAGTGACAGCTTACGCGAAAGCTTAGGTGACTTTCAGAATGTGCCTCATCGTTTAGAACACGTTGCTAAAATACAAGGTATTGAGTTTATTAATGACTCAAAGGCAACCAATGTAAACTCCGTATGGTTTGCTCTTGAAAGTATGCATACGAAAGTTGTTTGGATTGCTGGTGGTGTTGATAAAGGAAATGATTATTCAATGCTTTTTGATTTGGTGAAAGACAAAGTAAAAGCCATTGTTTGTCTTGGTAAAGACAACAAGAAGATTCATGATGTCTTTGAAGACAGGGTAGAAATTATTGTCAATACAGGGTCTGCGCAAGAAGCAGTTAACGTTGCTTACCACCTGGCTGCAAAAGGTGATACCGTATTACTTTCTCCGGCATGTGCAAGTTTTGACTTGTTTAAAAGTTATGAAGATCGTGGTGATCAGTTTAAAGCTGCCGTAAAAGAATTGTAG
- the mraY gene encoding phospho-N-acetylmuramoyl-pentapeptide-transferase, with translation MLYYLFTWLDKEYDFPGAGVFQYISFRTAMSVIVSLIVTTVYGRRLINLLLKLQVGETVRDLGLAGQKEKQGTPTMGGLIILSGILIPTLLFAKLNNIYVILMIITTVWMGGIGFLDDYIKVFKKDKEGLAGRFKILGQVIIGLIVGITMYYHKDVVIREKLPQNQTQQVQSVDAKVISSSHFGPDMKSTKTNVPFYKNNEFDYGKVLKFLPDYEKYTPFIFILAVIIIITAVSNGANITDGIDGLATGTSAIIGVALGILAYLSGNLIFADYLNIMYIPDSGELMVFAGAFIGSCIGFLWYNAFPAQVFMGDTGSLALGGIIATFAIIIRKELLIPVLCGIFLVENLSVIMQVSYFKFTKKKYGEGRRIFLMSPLHHHFQKKGYHESKIVTRFWIIGIILAIVSIVTLKLR, from the coding sequence ATGTTATATTACTTATTCACCTGGCTTGATAAAGAATACGACTTCCCCGGAGCGGGAGTGTTTCAATATATTTCATTCCGTACGGCTATGTCGGTAATTGTATCCTTGATTGTTACCACAGTTTATGGCCGTCGTTTAATTAACTTGTTGCTTAAGTTGCAGGTTGGCGAAACAGTACGCGATTTAGGGTTGGCTGGTCAGAAAGAAAAACAAGGGACCCCAACTATGGGTGGATTGATCATCCTTAGCGGGATTCTGATTCCAACCTTGTTGTTCGCCAAATTAAATAATATCTACGTGATCTTGATGATTATTACCACGGTATGGATGGGAGGAATCGGGTTTTTGGATGACTATATTAAGGTATTCAAAAAGGACAAGGAAGGCTTGGCCGGCCGTTTTAAAATTTTGGGTCAGGTAATAATTGGGTTGATAGTTGGGATTACCATGTATTACCATAAAGACGTGGTGATTCGCGAAAAACTTCCTCAAAATCAAACTCAACAAGTGCAAAGCGTTGATGCAAAAGTGATTAGTTCAAGTCACTTTGGTCCTGATATGAAATCAACCAAAACCAATGTTCCATTTTATAAAAACAATGAATTTGACTATGGTAAGGTGTTGAAGTTTTTACCGGATTATGAAAAGTACACTCCGTTTATATTCATTTTGGCGGTAATTATAATTATTACTGCTGTTTCCAATGGAGCCAATATTACTGACGGAATTGATGGGCTGGCTACAGGAACCTCTGCCATTATTGGGGTTGCCTTAGGTATTCTGGCTTATCTTTCAGGTAACTTAATTTTTGCTGATTATCTGAATATCATGTATATCCCTGATTCAGGTGAATTAATGGTATTTGCAGGAGCCTTTATTGGTTCTTGTATTGGTTTCTTGTGGTACAATGCATTTCCGGCCCAAGTGTTTATGGGAGATACCGGTAGTTTGGCTTTAGGAGGTATCATTGCCACTTTCGCAATCATCATTCGTAAGGAATTGCTGATTCCTGTATTATGCGGGATCTTCTTAGTTGAAAATCTTTCGGTGATTATGCAGGTTTCATACTTTAAATTCACTAAGAAAAAGTACGGAGAAGGCAGAAGGATTTTCCTTATGTCACCGCTGCATCATCATTTTCAAAAGAAAGGCTATCATGAATCTAAAATCGTAACCCGTTTTTGGATTATCGGAATTATTCTAGCCATTGTTTCTATTGTAACCTTAAAACTGCGTTAA
- a CDS encoding UDP-N-acetylmuramoyl-L-alanyl-D-glutamate--2,6-diaminopimelate ligase gives MKQLNSLIENISVIDIKGTLDVNVSSIAFDSRAVSHGCLFVAVKGTTVDGHNFIEQAAGKGAAAIVCEEFPLTILPGVTYIKVDDSHAALGWLGTAFYGNPSGQLKLVGITGTNGKTTCATLLFNLFRGLGYKCGLISTVQNQIEDLVIPSTHTTPDAIALNGLLAQMVEQACDYVFMEVSSHAVAQNRIAGLAFTGGIFTNITHDHLDFHKTFDEYLKVKKTFFDHLPARAFALSNVDDKRGMVMLQNTKAKKKTYSLQNMADFRAKLLEDHFTGMLLNIDGAEAWFKMVGKFNAYNLLAVYATAILLGEDKQNVLSVLSNLKGAEGRFDYLVAPNKVVGIVDYAHTPDAVQNVLETILEVRRPSEKVITVIGCGGDRDRAKRPVMAKVACEFSDKVILTSDNPRTEDPQIIIKEMEEGVPVFKKGSTVSILDRREAIKTACMLAQSGDIILLAGKGHEKYQEINGVKHHFDDKEELLNQFKNLKN, from the coding sequence ATGAAACAGCTCAATTCATTAATAGAAAATATTTCAGTAATAGATATAAAGGGAACTTTAGATGTAAATGTATCGTCTATTGCCTTTGATTCTAGAGCCGTATCGCATGGATGTTTGTTTGTTGCCGTTAAAGGTACAACGGTAGATGGACATAATTTTATTGAACAGGCGGCAGGTAAGGGTGCTGCTGCCATTGTTTGTGAAGAGTTTCCGTTAACTATTTTGCCTGGTGTTACTTATATAAAAGTTGATGACAGTCATGCGGCTTTAGGATGGTTGGGAACGGCCTTTTATGGTAATCCATCCGGTCAGTTAAAATTGGTAGGCATTACTGGAACCAACGGGAAAACCACTTGTGCTACTTTATTATTTAATCTTTTCAGAGGTCTGGGATATAAATGTGGATTAATTTCTACCGTTCAAAACCAGATTGAGGATTTGGTAATTCCATCAACGCATACCACGCCGGATGCTATAGCTTTAAACGGGCTATTGGCTCAGATGGTTGAGCAGGCCTGCGATTACGTGTTTATGGAAGTTAGCTCTCATGCTGTTGCCCAAAATCGAATTGCGGGTTTGGCTTTTACCGGTGGTATTTTTACCAATATTACACATGATCACCTCGACTTTCATAAAACCTTTGACGAATACCTGAAAGTTAAAAAGACATTTTTCGACCATTTACCTGCCAGGGCATTTGCATTAAGCAATGTGGATGATAAGCGCGGAATGGTAATGCTTCAAAATACCAAGGCCAAAAAGAAAACTTACAGCCTTCAAAATATGGCTGATTTCAGGGCTAAATTACTCGAAGATCATTTTACGGGAATGTTGCTCAATATAGATGGAGCTGAAGCTTGGTTTAAGATGGTGGGTAAGTTTAATGCCTATAACTTACTGGCCGTTTATGCTACGGCCATATTATTAGGAGAAGATAAGCAAAATGTGTTAAGCGTTTTAAGCAACTTGAAAGGGGCAGAGGGACGTTTTGATTATTTGGTAGCACCAAATAAAGTTGTTGGTATTGTTGATTATGCCCATACTCCAGATGCTGTTCAGAATGTATTGGAAACCATTTTAGAAGTTCGTCGTCCTTCTGAAAAGGTGATTACAGTTATTGGATGTGGAGGTGACAGGGATAGAGCTAAACGTCCGGTAATGGCTAAGGTAGCCTGTGAATTCAGTGATAAGGTAATCCTTACTTCTGATAATCCACGTACAGAAGATCCTCAGATAATAATTAAAGAAATGGAGGAGGGGGTTCCGGTATTTAAAAAGGGTTCCACCGTTTCTATTCTAGACCGTCGTGAGGCAATTAAAACGGCCTGCATGCTTGCTCAATCCGGAGACATTATTCTGCTTGCTGGTAAGGGCCATGAAAAATATCAGGAGATCAACGGGGTGAAGCATCATTTTGATGACAAGGAAGAATTGCTGAATCAATTTAAGAATTTGAAAAACTAA